In Corynebacterium ulcerans, one genomic interval encodes:
- the mqo gene encoding malate dehydrogenase (quinone) — protein MADSINAQRVTDEVDVALIGGGIMSATLGAMLRTLEPSWSQVLFERLDAPAQESSSPWNNAGTGHSALCELNYTPEVNGRIEINKALGVNEKFQVSRQFWSYQINQGVLPNPREWINPVPHVSFARGEAQVNYLKKRYDALANHPLFPNMQYTDDRSVFNDMLPLMADGRSEFEKVAISWTDAGTDINYGSQTRQFLKAAEANGTNIRYGHEVKDITRDGGKWKIKVKNVHTGDIQVIRANFVFVGAGGMALPLLQKSGIPEIRGWGGFPVSGQWLRCTNQEVIEQHSAKVYGKASIGAPPMSVPHLDTRVIDGEKGLLFGPYAGWTPKFLKKGSYFDLVKSIRPTNLMSYLGVGAQEFGLTKYLITEVLKDQSARMESLREYMPNARDEDWELITAGQRVQAIEPVVGPRFSSLAFGTSLINSADGSIAGILGASPGASIAPAAMLELLERCFGQRMVEWGDKIKEMIPSYGIKLATDKRLFEEIWDYTQTTLQLDQD, from the coding sequence ATGGCAGATTCCATCAACGCGCAACGGGTCACGGACGAAGTAGACGTTGCCCTGATCGGCGGCGGCATCATGAGTGCCACCCTTGGCGCTATGCTCCGCACACTTGAACCTAGCTGGTCTCAGGTCCTCTTTGAGCGTCTCGATGCACCTGCTCAAGAGTCATCCTCGCCGTGGAACAACGCAGGGACAGGGCATTCGGCTCTGTGCGAGCTGAATTACACGCCGGAAGTTAACGGGCGTATTGAAATCAATAAAGCTCTGGGCGTAAATGAGAAGTTCCAAGTTTCTCGCCAGTTCTGGTCTTATCAAATTAACCAAGGGGTTCTGCCGAATCCTCGTGAGTGGATTAACCCTGTACCTCACGTTTCCTTTGCTCGTGGTGAAGCGCAGGTTAACTATTTGAAAAAGCGTTACGACGCTCTAGCTAACCACCCGCTGTTCCCCAATATGCAGTACACGGATGACCGTAGTGTGTTCAATGACATGCTGCCGTTGATGGCTGATGGACGTAGCGAATTTGAGAAGGTTGCGATTTCCTGGACTGATGCTGGCACGGACATTAACTATGGATCGCAGACTCGCCAGTTCCTCAAAGCGGCCGAGGCTAATGGCACCAATATCCGTTATGGCCACGAGGTTAAAGATATTACTCGTGATGGCGGTAAGTGGAAGATTAAAGTTAAAAACGTTCACACCGGTGATATTCAAGTTATTCGTGCAAACTTTGTCTTTGTTGGCGCTGGTGGAATGGCACTCCCGCTGCTCCAAAAATCTGGCATTCCGGAAATACGTGGGTGGGGCGGTTTCCCCGTATCCGGTCAGTGGCTGCGCTGTACCAACCAAGAAGTCATAGAACAGCATTCGGCGAAAGTTTATGGCAAAGCATCTATCGGCGCGCCCCCGATGTCGGTGCCTCACTTGGATACTCGCGTCATCGATGGAGAAAAAGGTCTGCTGTTTGGCCCTTATGCGGGATGGACGCCAAAATTCTTAAAGAAGGGCTCGTACTTCGACCTCGTTAAGTCGATCCGTCCCACAAACCTGATGTCTTATCTAGGCGTTGGAGCGCAGGAATTTGGCCTGACTAAGTACCTCATCACTGAGGTGCTTAAGGATCAATCAGCTCGGATGGAGTCTCTGCGCGAGTACATGCCTAATGCGCGCGATGAAGACTGGGAACTGATTACAGCCGGTCAGCGTGTGCAGGCTATCGAGCCCGTTGTGGGTCCGCGATTCTCCTCTTTGGCTTTTGGTACTTCCCTTATTAACTCCGCTGACGGATCTATCGCCGGCATCCTTGGTGCGTCGCCAGGTGCCTCTATTGCACCAGCCGCGATGTTGGAACTGCTTGAGCGTTGCTTTGGTCAGCGTATGGTTGAATGGGGCGACAAGATTAAGGAAATGATTCCTTCCTACGGGATTAAGCTTGCTACGGATAAGCGACTATTTGAAGAGATTTGGGATTATACCCAGACCACTCTGCAGCTTGATCAAGACTAA
- a CDS encoding vWA domain-containing protein, with product MFKRKGIGEQGIPGRRSKAYSSHGADVRPLSTGHGLNLVGTIFAAADRGARVEGKMIDFRPEDLRGSLRRGTESNLIIFVVDASGSMSARDRLASVTGAVLSMLRDAYQRRDKVAVVSVRGTAPELVLPPTGSIDVAVRRLHNVVTGGRTPLGEGLLLAHDVIRREHVKEPGRRALLVVLSDGRATGASGLAGSRAAARLIARNGLAGSVVIDCEKPGRVRLGLAQELAAHLEGICIQLKEVNADSVAGVIDAV from the coding sequence GTGTTTAAACGCAAAGGCATAGGCGAACAAGGAATACCGGGTCGGCGCTCGAAGGCGTATTCCTCGCATGGGGCAGACGTTCGCCCATTGAGTACTGGTCATGGCTTAAATCTTGTGGGGACCATTTTTGCGGCGGCCGATCGAGGAGCTCGAGTAGAAGGAAAGATGATTGACTTCCGGCCAGAGGATTTGAGGGGGTCCTTAAGACGGGGAACGGAGTCAAACCTCATCATTTTTGTCGTTGATGCTTCGGGATCTATGTCTGCTCGGGATCGCCTGGCTTCAGTTACCGGTGCGGTTCTATCGATGCTTCGGGATGCGTATCAGCGCCGGGACAAAGTGGCCGTGGTGTCCGTGCGCGGCACAGCCCCCGAGCTGGTGCTGCCTCCTACTGGCTCAATTGATGTTGCAGTGCGTCGTTTGCATAACGTAGTGACGGGTGGCCGGACTCCGTTGGGTGAGGGGCTTTTGCTTGCCCATGATGTGATTCGTCGTGAGCATGTGAAAGAACCTGGTCGCCGTGCCCTTCTCGTCGTGTTGTCAGATGGCCGTGCCACTGGAGCTTCTGGTCTGGCTGGATCGAGAGCAGCAGCTCGCCTCATCGCCCGCAATGGTTTAGCTGGTTCGGTGGTGATCGATTGTGAGAAACCTGGACGCGTACGCCTTGGTCTGGCACAGGAGCTGGCAGCCCATCTTGAAGGCATATGTATTCAGCTCAAAGAAGTGAATGCAGATTCCGTAGCCGGAGTGATCGACGCGGTGTGA
- the cobO gene encoding cob(I)yrinic acid a,c-diamide adenosyltransferase, protein MPQGKVDPASIPDDGLTTRQRRMLPVTAVHTGQGKGKSTAAFGMAMRAWNQGMNIGVFQFVKSAKWKVGEEAVFRQLGKLHEDSGVGGVVEWHKMGEGWSWTKKQGSDDDHARDARDGWEEIKRRIAAQEHDFYVLDEFTYPIKWGWIDADDVVETLKNRPGTQHIVITGRDADPKLVEVADLVTEMTKIKHPMDVGRKGQKGIEW, encoded by the coding sequence ATGCCTCAAGGGAAAGTAGATCCTGCGTCCATACCCGATGATGGTTTAACTACACGCCAGCGCCGGATGCTTCCTGTTACCGCCGTTCATACCGGGCAAGGTAAAGGAAAGTCGACGGCCGCCTTCGGGATGGCTATGCGCGCTTGGAACCAGGGGATGAATATAGGCGTTTTCCAGTTTGTTAAGTCCGCTAAGTGGAAAGTCGGCGAAGAAGCCGTCTTTAGGCAACTGGGGAAGCTGCATGAAGATTCTGGCGTAGGCGGAGTCGTCGAATGGCACAAAATGGGGGAGGGATGGTCGTGGACAAAGAAGCAGGGGTCTGATGACGACCATGCCCGTGATGCTCGCGATGGTTGGGAGGAGATTAAACGTCGGATAGCTGCACAAGAGCATGATTTTTATGTTCTTGATGAGTTCACATATCCCATCAAATGGGGATGGATTGATGCAGATGACGTTGTAGAGACTCTGAAGAACCGTCCTGGCACGCAGCATATTGTAATAACTGGGCGTGATGCGGATCCGAAGCTCGTCGAGGTGGCCGATCTTGTTACTGAGATGACAAAAATAAAGCATCCGATGGATGTAGGACGTAAAGGTCAAAAAGGCATCGAATGGTAA
- a CDS encoding cobyric acid synthase has protein sequence MKSFLIAGCTSDAGKSVVVAGLCRAFARRGIKVAPFKAQNMSNNSAVTPDGGEIGRAQALQAFACGLVPSTAFNPILLKPGSDRTSQLVVNGKATGNVSARSYIEHRTHLKAVAAEALHALQSEYEVVICEGAGSPAETNLRDTDVANFGLAEACDLPVYLVGDIDRGGVLAHFFGTHQIVSEQDRARIAGFVVNKFRGDQTILEPGLADLEKRLGVPTVAVLPFIEGLWIDAEDSLQSHIGATVGPTAPALGTQRLRVAAVRLPRVSNATDVEALACEPGVTVTWTVDPDQVHEADLVVLPGSKATVSDLEWLKRTGIAEAMKERANRGAPIVGICGGFQMMCASIDDPVESGTQQPVAGLGIFDIDIAFHPEKTLIRHDHGGYEVHHGRVVRSTEDPWIGEEGAVRGASFGTHRHGYLESDPARREFLQRIIKLSGRRGFVLDPRTSFQSERERQLDLLADSIEAHWDIDALIRDLSSGVVS, from the coding sequence ATGAAGTCGTTTCTCATCGCTGGTTGCACATCGGATGCCGGAAAATCTGTAGTGGTGGCTGGCCTGTGTCGCGCTTTTGCACGGCGTGGTATTAAAGTGGCTCCATTTAAAGCCCAGAACATGTCTAATAACTCGGCGGTGACACCCGATGGTGGCGAGATAGGTCGGGCTCAGGCACTGCAAGCGTTTGCGTGTGGGCTTGTCCCCAGCACGGCTTTCAATCCTATTTTGTTAAAACCAGGCTCAGATCGGACCTCACAGCTTGTGGTGAATGGCAAAGCCACCGGCAACGTGAGTGCTCGCAGTTATATTGAGCATCGCACTCATCTCAAAGCCGTAGCTGCAGAAGCGCTTCATGCTTTGCAGTCCGAGTATGAGGTGGTGATTTGTGAGGGAGCAGGATCGCCTGCGGAGACAAACCTCAGGGATACGGACGTCGCAAATTTTGGGTTGGCCGAGGCCTGCGATCTTCCGGTGTATCTGGTGGGGGATATAGATCGTGGAGGCGTCCTAGCTCATTTTTTTGGCACTCATCAGATCGTGTCCGAGCAGGATCGTGCGAGGATCGCAGGGTTTGTTGTTAATAAATTCCGGGGAGATCAAACGATCCTCGAACCAGGGCTGGCTGATCTAGAGAAACGACTCGGGGTTCCTACCGTTGCTGTTTTACCCTTTATCGAGGGACTGTGGATAGACGCGGAAGATTCGCTCCAATCCCACATAGGAGCTACAGTTGGGCCCACTGCTCCAGCTCTTGGCACACAGCGTTTACGGGTAGCGGCGGTGCGGCTTCCCCGTGTGTCCAACGCTACCGACGTAGAAGCTTTGGCATGCGAACCTGGGGTGACTGTTACATGGACTGTTGATCCTGACCAAGTACATGAGGCAGACCTGGTAGTACTTCCTGGTTCCAAAGCAACGGTGAGCGATCTGGAGTGGTTAAAGCGCACCGGTATCGCAGAAGCTATGAAAGAACGCGCCAACCGAGGGGCTCCAATTGTGGGAATCTGTGGTGGCTTTCAAATGATGTGCGCAAGCATTGATGACCCAGTGGAGTCAGGAACGCAACAGCCAGTAGCAGGCTTGGGGATCTTTGATATTGATATAGCTTTCCATCCAGAGAAGACCTTGATACGGCACGATCATGGGGGCTATGAAGTTCATCATGGCCGAGTCGTACGCTCTACCGAGGATCCGTGGATAGGGGAGGAAGGCGCGGTTAGGGGCGCAAGCTTTGGCACGCATAGGCACGGATATCTCGAATCGGATCCTGCACGTAGAGAATTTCTACAACGCATCATCAAGCTGTCTGGACGAAGAGGTTTTGTTCTTGATCCTCGAACGTCCTTTCAAAGCGAGCGCGAGAGACAGCTCGATCTGCTAGCAGATAGCATCGAGGCTCATTGGGACATTGATGCTTTAATCCGTGATCTTTCTAGTGGCGTTGTTTCATGA
- a CDS encoding methylated-DNA--[protein]-cysteine S-methyltransferase: MHASEKPQALTLTTPDGPLSIIGHDGFVLASGWTEDSAALASLVHKEFALGAGGQGIDHVGLDDAHPVLRDASAAVSAYYAGDLDAIKQIPVKQRSGPFRMRAWDVLREVQPGETLTYTEYAIRCGNEKAARAAASACAMNAAALFVPCHRIVRSDGTLGGFRYGITIKESLLKRESRIVSNEDPAQ, from the coding sequence ATGCATGCTAGTGAAAAACCACAGGCGTTGACCCTAACAACACCTGACGGACCCTTGAGCATCATAGGACACGATGGTTTTGTGTTGGCTAGTGGCTGGACTGAAGATAGTGCAGCGCTGGCCTCTCTAGTGCACAAGGAGTTTGCGCTGGGGGCCGGAGGGCAGGGAATTGATCATGTAGGGCTTGATGATGCACATCCCGTGTTACGTGATGCGAGCGCGGCAGTCTCTGCTTATTACGCAGGGGACCTAGATGCGATAAAGCAGATTCCCGTCAAGCAACGTTCGGGGCCTTTCCGTATGCGAGCGTGGGATGTTTTGCGGGAGGTCCAGCCTGGGGAGACTCTTACATACACCGAGTACGCGATTCGATGTGGCAATGAAAAAGCGGCGCGAGCTGCCGCTAGTGCGTGTGCTATGAATGCTGCTGCATTATTTGTACCTTGCCATCGTATTGTGCGCAGTGACGGGACCCTCGGCGGTTTCCGCTATGGCATCACGATAAAAGAGAGTCTCTTGAAACGAGAGTCCCGCATCGTCTCGAACGAGGATCCGGCACAGTAG
- the mtr gene encoding mycothione reductase has protein sequence MSEQAHKHYDLIVIGTGSGNSIPGPEFHDKSIAIVEKGAFGGTCLNVGCIPTKMFVYASEIALAVRESERYGISAEVSDVDWPSIVNRVFRDRIDPISASGEEYRRGPKTPNIDVYDQHASFIAPKTIRTGQGSEEAIISGDRIVIATGSRPFIDQKVIDSGVRYYTNENIMRLESLPESMVVMGGGYIAMEFAHVFDALGVKVTVVNRSEKLLRQLDSDISDRFTEITKEKLDCRLGRTIDSITENDGVVTLTLDDGSTAQGEVFLVATGRIPNGDLMDLDKAGVEMDGRRIKVDQYGRTTAPDVWALGDVSSPYLLKHVANAEMRAVKHNLLHPEDLQPMPHENVPAAVFTHPQIGTVGLTEDEAHAAGYNITVKVQNYGDVAYGWAMEDTEHFVKLIADKDTGLLLGAHFIGPQASTLVQQLITVMAFKLDVRDVATKQYWIHPALPELTENALLGLDFS, from the coding sequence TTGAGCGAGCAGGCCCACAAACACTACGACTTGATCGTTATCGGAACGGGATCTGGAAATTCCATTCCGGGCCCCGAGTTTCACGATAAGTCCATTGCGATAGTAGAAAAAGGCGCCTTTGGTGGAACATGCCTCAATGTTGGCTGCATACCAACCAAAATGTTTGTGTACGCTTCTGAGATCGCTTTAGCGGTACGCGAGTCTGAACGCTACGGCATCTCAGCCGAGGTATCCGATGTGGATTGGCCATCTATTGTCAACCGAGTTTTCCGCGACCGCATCGATCCTATATCTGCCTCTGGCGAAGAATATCGGCGCGGCCCCAAGACCCCCAACATCGATGTCTACGACCAGCATGCGTCATTCATAGCCCCCAAAACCATACGCACCGGTCAGGGCTCTGAAGAAGCTATCATTTCTGGTGATCGTATTGTCATCGCTACCGGTTCTCGCCCGTTTATCGATCAAAAAGTCATTGATTCAGGTGTGCGCTATTACACCAACGAGAACATCATGCGCTTAGAGTCTCTCCCTGAATCCATGGTGGTTATGGGCGGCGGCTACATCGCTATGGAGTTTGCCCATGTCTTTGACGCTCTCGGCGTAAAAGTTACCGTGGTAAACCGGTCCGAGAAGCTCCTACGCCAGCTCGATTCCGATATTTCTGATCGCTTTACTGAGATCACCAAGGAAAAACTAGATTGCAGGCTAGGACGCACCATCGATTCCATCACGGAAAACGATGGCGTGGTTACCCTCACCCTGGACGATGGATCCACCGCACAAGGCGAGGTCTTCCTGGTAGCCACCGGCCGAATCCCCAATGGCGACCTCATGGATCTGGACAAAGCTGGCGTAGAAATGGATGGGCGCCGCATCAAGGTTGATCAGTACGGACGTACAACAGCTCCCGATGTCTGGGCTTTGGGCGATGTGTCTTCCCCATACCTACTTAAGCACGTGGCCAATGCTGAAATGCGGGCAGTAAAACACAATCTCCTTCATCCAGAAGATCTCCAGCCTATGCCTCATGAGAATGTTCCTGCCGCGGTCTTTACTCATCCGCAGATCGGCACAGTTGGTTTAACAGAAGATGAAGCTCACGCTGCCGGATACAACATCACAGTCAAGGTCCAGAACTATGGCGATGTTGCCTATGGTTGGGCGATGGAAGATACCGAGCACTTTGTAAAACTCATCGCAGACAAAGACACCGGGCTACTACTAGGGGCGCACTTTATCGGACCCCAGGCTTCTACACTGGTACAACAGCTCATTACTGTTATGGCTTTTAAGCTCGACGTCCGTGACGTTGCTACCAAGCAGTACTGGATCCACCCAGCGCTTCCGGAATTAACGGAAAATGCTCTCCTAGGTCTTGATTTCTCTTAG
- a CDS encoding alpha/beta hydrolase encodes MKLHWKTDILGRDYQCATFSLGNDPRSEGSEGEIFGSLVRHLPNEEAIDQYNQRPALLFVHGMTDYFFHRHVAEHFHNQGFAVYALDLRKCGRSHREGQTWHYASRLSIYFQELDIAAQALLQTHPTIVPIAHSTGGLIACHWLNYLRISDPLTHAKFPGAILNSPWLSMMVPAPIVRITRPLITVAAKIRPRAALKTKSSSVYGKSLHVHGEGEWDYNLQWKPLGGHKKFVGWVSAIDKAQRLVHRGRIDCGVPLLCLSSDSSASTLPLAAHADAVINVEHVNQWGPYLSEHVTVQAIPGAKHDVFLSNHAALAHVFQTCDRWLDPKNA; translated from the coding sequence ATGAAGCTTCACTGGAAGACAGACATACTCGGACGCGATTACCAATGCGCCACTTTTAGCCTCGGCAACGATCCCAGGTCAGAAGGCAGTGAAGGCGAGATTTTTGGCAGTCTTGTACGCCATCTTCCCAATGAAGAAGCCATAGACCAATACAACCAACGTCCAGCTCTGCTCTTTGTACACGGCATGACAGACTATTTTTTTCATCGCCATGTCGCAGAGCATTTTCATAACCAGGGCTTTGCGGTATACGCATTAGACCTACGAAAATGCGGAAGGTCACATCGCGAAGGCCAGACATGGCATTACGCATCCCGCCTCAGTATCTACTTTCAGGAACTTGATATTGCCGCACAGGCCCTATTACAAACACATCCCACAATCGTCCCCATCGCACACTCAACAGGTGGACTTATCGCATGTCACTGGCTTAATTATCTACGCATATCCGATCCCCTCACCCACGCTAAGTTCCCCGGCGCCATTTTAAATAGCCCTTGGCTAAGCATGATGGTTCCTGCGCCTATAGTTCGCATTACCCGCCCACTTATCACCGTGGCCGCTAAAATCCGACCGCGCGCCGCACTGAAAACAAAATCATCTTCTGTCTACGGAAAAAGTTTGCATGTCCATGGCGAAGGTGAATGGGATTACAACCTTCAATGGAAGCCTTTGGGAGGTCATAAAAAATTTGTCGGCTGGGTCTCGGCCATCGACAAAGCACAACGCCTTGTTCACCGGGGCCGTATAGATTGTGGTGTCCCACTGCTGTGCTTAAGCTCGGATTCCTCGGCATCGACATTGCCGCTGGCCGCCCATGCCGATGCGGTCATCAACGTAGAACACGTTAACCAGTGGGGGCCATACCTTTCTGAGCACGTCACAGTTCAGGCTATTCCAGGAGCAAAACATGATGTTTTCTTGTCCAACCATGCCGCACTTGCCCATGTATTCCAAACATGCGACCGATGGCTAGATCCCAAGAACGCCTAA
- a CDS encoding cobyrinate a,c-diamide synthase, producing the protein MVTAVPGVVIAATSSGSGKTTIATGLMAALAQRMVVAPFKVGPDYIDTGYHGMAAGRVGRNLDSVMCGRSALGPLYAHGAQGADIAVVEGVMGLFDGRITEGSNTADARAQGSTAEIAAELGLPVILVVDVRGMSQSVGAVVHGFATADDAVRVAGVILNKVGTDRHAAVCRESVEAVGVPVLGAIPRVDDAEVPSRHLGLVTSTELLQARSVVAEMAAMVEQHVDLDAVISLARCTFTGAAWDPMVAVGDRVGGFRSPRIALAGGPAFSFTYAEHVELLEAAGAEVLAFDPLIDDLPDCDGLIIPGGFPEEYCEVLAKRKDLQRSIVSRIEQGMPVHAECAGLLWLLDTLDGHRMLGVISAQAAMGRRLTLGYREAVALCDSVMYRAGERVTGHEFHHTALVKADASGWESAWGWRTWDGVAAREGFVRGNVHASYLHVHPASVPRAVRRFVDAC; encoded by the coding sequence ATGGTAACTGCAGTACCCGGGGTTGTGATTGCTGCAACCTCGTCCGGATCGGGTAAAACAACCATTGCTACGGGACTGATGGCTGCGTTGGCTCAGCGCATGGTAGTCGCGCCGTTTAAAGTCGGACCCGATTATATTGACACGGGTTACCACGGGATGGCCGCAGGTCGGGTGGGCAGAAACCTAGATTCTGTCATGTGCGGCCGATCTGCTTTGGGCCCTCTCTATGCACATGGTGCGCAAGGAGCAGACATTGCGGTGGTGGAAGGGGTTATGGGGCTTTTCGACGGCCGCATAACCGAAGGCTCAAATACTGCGGATGCTCGCGCACAAGGATCTACCGCAGAAATTGCTGCGGAACTGGGCCTTCCCGTCATTTTGGTTGTTGATGTTCGCGGAATGAGTCAGTCTGTGGGGGCTGTGGTCCACGGATTTGCCACTGCCGATGATGCCGTCCGGGTGGCTGGCGTGATTTTGAATAAAGTTGGTACTGACCGGCACGCTGCGGTGTGCCGGGAATCGGTAGAAGCTGTGGGTGTTCCAGTTTTGGGCGCAATTCCCCGGGTCGATGATGCTGAGGTTCCCTCGCGACATCTGGGTCTGGTCACATCTACGGAGCTTCTTCAAGCTCGTTCTGTTGTTGCAGAGATGGCCGCAATGGTGGAACAACATGTTGATCTTGATGCTGTGATTTCTCTTGCGCGCTGCACATTTACGGGAGCTGCCTGGGACCCCATGGTCGCAGTGGGAGATCGTGTCGGTGGGTTCCGCAGTCCACGAATCGCGTTAGCAGGTGGGCCTGCTTTTTCCTTTACCTATGCGGAGCACGTAGAGCTTTTGGAGGCCGCGGGGGCGGAGGTTCTTGCTTTTGATCCTCTGATTGATGATCTGCCAGATTGCGATGGGCTCATCATTCCGGGAGGTTTTCCGGAGGAATATTGTGAAGTACTAGCAAAGAGGAAAGATCTACAGCGCAGTATCGTAAGCCGCATTGAACAAGGCATGCCAGTTCATGCGGAGTGTGCGGGGCTTTTGTGGCTTCTAGATACTCTGGACGGGCACCGGATGCTCGGAGTTATTTCTGCTCAAGCAGCGATGGGGCGCCGCCTCACGCTGGGGTATCGGGAGGCCGTAGCACTGTGTGATTCTGTGATGTACCGGGCTGGAGAGCGCGTCACTGGACATGAATTCCACCATACGGCGCTGGTCAAAGCTGACGCTTCAGGTTGGGAGTCAGCATGGGGGTGGCGCACCTGGGATGGCGTGGCGGCGCGTGAAGGATTTGTACGCGGTAATGTCCATGCCAGTTATCTCCACGTTCATCCAGCGTCCGTACCACGGGCAGTAAGAAGGTTTGTCGATGCATGCTAG
- a CDS encoding ATP-binding protein yields the protein MGTGGRTLYPFSAVVGQDRLRLALILCAISPRIGGVVIRGEKGTAKTTMVRAFASLLGDAPLVDLPIGATEDRVVGSLDMETILTTGKAHYNPGLLSQADGGVLYVDEVNLLADHLVDSLLDAAATGQVTVERDGISHSSPANFVLVGTMNPEEGELRPQLLDRFGLAVDVVASKDVEVRAEIMRRRLAFESTPQSFVQSWAHEDASTAQLIHEAKQRVQQLQLSDVNLSRIAHLCAAFDVDGMRADLVIARTALAHAAWRGASTVEDEDIRIAAELALPHRRRRDPFDEPGLDQDQLDQEMDNAQKQHPDEEGNAESDSEGPQDEANQNEVEEKSSEEQAEQPTSDGQEERATTGAPFRSAGV from the coding sequence ATGGGCACTGGTGGACGTACGTTGTATCCGTTTTCGGCAGTTGTGGGGCAGGATCGACTAAGACTTGCACTCATCCTGTGTGCGATTTCTCCGCGCATTGGTGGCGTGGTCATCCGTGGGGAAAAGGGAACAGCCAAGACAACCATGGTGCGAGCTTTTGCCAGTTTGCTGGGGGATGCTCCATTAGTTGATCTTCCCATCGGAGCCACGGAAGATCGAGTTGTGGGCTCCCTTGACATGGAAACGATCTTGACCACGGGCAAGGCTCACTATAATCCCGGTTTGCTGAGCCAGGCAGACGGTGGAGTGCTGTACGTCGATGAGGTAAATCTGCTTGCGGATCACCTGGTTGATTCGCTCTTAGACGCCGCAGCGACAGGGCAGGTTACAGTCGAACGGGACGGTATTTCGCATTCTTCTCCTGCCAATTTTGTGCTTGTGGGAACCATGAATCCAGAGGAAGGGGAGCTGCGTCCGCAGCTTCTTGATCGTTTTGGTTTGGCCGTCGATGTCGTGGCCTCCAAAGATGTTGAGGTTCGTGCAGAGATCATGCGGCGTCGGCTCGCATTTGAATCGACTCCACAATCTTTTGTTCAATCATGGGCCCATGAGGACGCATCAACAGCGCAGCTGATCCATGAGGCGAAACAACGAGTGCAGCAGCTACAGCTTTCCGACGTTAACCTCAGCCGGATTGCACACCTTTGTGCGGCATTTGATGTTGATGGTATGAGGGCTGATTTGGTTATTGCTCGGACTGCGCTAGCCCATGCTGCCTGGCGCGGGGCCTCGACGGTGGAAGATGAGGATATTCGCATAGCTGCAGAGTTGGCTTTGCCGCATCGTCGCCGCAGAGACCCATTCGATGAACCCGGCTTAGATCAGGATCAGCTGGATCAAGAAATGGATAATGCTCAGAAACAGCACCCAGATGAGGAAGGCAACGCGGAAAGCGACTCGGAAGGACCTCAGGACGAGGCAAATCAGAATGAAGTAGAAGAAAAATCCTCGGAAGAACAGGCGGAACAGCCCACCAGTGATGGTCAGGAGGAACGCGCTACTACTGGCGCTCCCTTTCGCTCCGCGGGTGTTTAA
- the map gene encoding type I methionyl aminopeptidase, whose product MGNMSYNRKPLVPGKQSPTREVPAHIDRPEYVWKDTVQEAIGEPFVQTPETIEAMREASKIAANALHVAGAAVAPGVTTDELDRIAHEYMCDHGAYPSCLGYRHFPKSVCVSLNEIVCHGIPDSTVIQDGDIVNIDVTAYKNGVHGDTNATFLAGNVSEEHRLLVERTKEATLRGIRAAKPGREINVIGRVIESYAKRFGYNVVTDFTGHGIGTTFHNGLVVLHYDSDVYQDVLEPGMTLTVEPMLNLGGLDYRIWEDDWTVQNTDFKFSAQFEHTLVITEDGNEILTVPDADLEVH is encoded by the coding sequence ATGGGAAACATGTCTTATAATCGTAAACCCCTTGTTCCCGGAAAACAGAGTCCTACGCGTGAGGTTCCAGCGCACATCGATCGTCCTGAATATGTGTGGAAAGATACTGTTCAAGAGGCTATTGGAGAGCCTTTTGTCCAGACTCCTGAAACAATTGAAGCTATGCGCGAGGCCTCCAAGATCGCGGCTAATGCTCTACACGTGGCGGGGGCTGCTGTAGCCCCAGGGGTGACTACCGATGAGCTTGATCGCATTGCACATGAGTATATGTGCGATCATGGCGCCTACCCGTCCTGCTTGGGGTACCGCCATTTTCCTAAATCGGTGTGTGTGAGCCTTAATGAGATCGTCTGCCATGGAATCCCGGATTCCACAGTCATTCAAGATGGCGACATCGTTAATATTGACGTCACCGCATACAAAAATGGGGTGCATGGCGATACCAACGCAACGTTCCTTGCTGGCAACGTGTCAGAAGAACATCGATTGCTTGTCGAACGCACCAAAGAAGCAACGCTTCGCGGGATTCGCGCTGCAAAACCTGGCCGTGAGATCAACGTGATCGGCAGAGTCATCGAGTCTTATGCTAAACGATTTGGTTATAACGTGGTTACTGATTTCACAGGACACGGGATCGGAACCACTTTCCATAATGGGCTTGTAGTTTTGCACTATGATTCTGATGTTTACCAGGACGTATTAGAACCCGGCATGACGCTAACGGTGGAACCCATGCTTAATCTGGGAGGCCTCGATTATCGTATTTGGGAGGACGATTGGACTGTACAAAACACCGATTTCAAGTTCAGTGCGCAGTTCGAACACACTTTAGTTATTACTGAAGATGGTAATGAGATTCTTACTGTCCCGGATGCTGATCTGGAAGTTCACTAG